Proteins found in one Zea mays cultivar B73 chromosome 1, Zm-B73-REFERENCE-NAM-5.0, whole genome shotgun sequence genomic segment:
- the LOC103633279 gene encoding protein GID8 homolog produces the protein MPSRPQSILGLSAVPFPRRNPSSSPRRRAVRCPSPRLRAPSLLPSHLMFFSRNAFRDLDPIDSPASMASSKKVATRDEWERKLRDVKIRKEDMNRLVMNFLVTEGFVDAADKFRIESGTQPEIDLAIIADRMEVKRAVQSGNVQEAIEKINDLNPTILDMNPQLYFHLQQQKLIELIREGKTNEALEFAQEELAPRGEENQTFLEEIEKTVALLIFKGVKNCPYRELLDVSQRLKTASEVNAAILASQSHGKDSKLPSLLKMLKWTQNHLDERAAYPAINDFTTAVVEDPSI, from the exons ATGCCCTCAAGGCCTCAATCTATCCTCGGGCTGTCCGCTGTCCCCTTCCCGCGTCGAAACCCTAGCTCGTCACCTCGCCGCCGTGCTGTCCGCTGTCCTAGTCCGCGGCTCCGCGCCCCATCTCTCTTGCCGTCGCATCTGATGTTCTTCTCCCGCAACGCATTCCGCGACCTGGACCCCATCGACTCGCCGGCCTCCATGGCGTCCTCGAAGAAGGTTGCGACCCGTGACGAGTGGGAGCGGAAGCTTCGCGACGTCAAGATACGCAAGGAGGACATGAACCGCCTCGTCATGAACTTCCTCGTCACTGAGGGCTTCGTCGACGCCGCCGACAAGTTCCGCATCGAGTCCGGCACCCAGC CGGAGATTGACCTAGCGATCATCGCGGATCGAATGGAGGTTAAGAGAGCAGTACAGTCGGGTAATGTTCAGGAAGCGATCGAGAAGATCAACGATCTTAACCCCACG ATTCTGGACATGAATCCCCAACTATACTTTCATCTCCAGCAACAGAAACTAATAGAGTTGATTCGCGAGGGAAAAACAAATGAAGCTTTGGAGTTCGCTCAAGAAGAACTTGCACCGAGAGGCGAAGAAAAT CAAACATTTCTCGAGGAGATAGAAAAAACTGTAGCGCTACTGATTTTTAAAGGTGTAAAAAATTGCCCTTACAGAGAACTATTGGATGTTTCTCAACGTTTGAAGACTGCAAGTGAAGTTAATGCTGCTATTCTTGCAAGCCAAAGTCATGGGAAAG ATTCGAAGCTTCCAAGCTTGTTAAAGATGTTGAAATGGACACAAAATCATCTGGACGAAAGGGCGGCATATCCTGCAATCAATGACTTCACCACTGCTGTAGTGGAAGATCCATCAATATGA